One part of the Marinobacter sp. MDS2 genome encodes these proteins:
- a CDS encoding NADP-dependent oxidoreductase: MENAPMKNRQWVLNQRPNGAPTPEDFKLVESDIPSLNEGEVLLKTRYLSLDPYMRGRMSDAPSYAPSLNIGEVIVGGTVSEVVESRNPKFAKGDRVLAGSGWQEYEVSDGTGLMSVEGLPEPSYALSLMGMPGFTAYHGLLNIGEPKPGETVVVASASGAVGSVVGQIAKLKGCRVVGITSGGEKQQYVKDTLGFDESLDRHSPNFEAELAKAAPDGIDVYYENVGGAVFDAVLPLLNDFARIPVCGVIAHYNATELPQGPDRVPMLAGMILRKRIRMQGFIIMDHYETGYAPFAKEMTQWLQSDQIRIKEDRVQGFEAAPEAFIGLLEGKNFGKVVVDFGA, translated from the coding sequence ATGGAGAATGCACCGATGAAAAATCGTCAGTGGGTGTTGAACCAGCGTCCGAACGGCGCACCAACGCCGGAAGATTTCAAACTGGTGGAAAGCGACATCCCGAGCCTGAACGAAGGTGAGGTGCTGCTGAAAACACGCTACCTGTCTTTAGACCCTTACATGCGTGGCCGAATGAGCGATGCGCCGTCCTATGCGCCGTCACTGAACATTGGCGAGGTGATTGTAGGCGGCACCGTTTCGGAAGTGGTGGAATCCAGAAATCCGAAGTTCGCCAAAGGCGATCGGGTACTGGCGGGTAGCGGCTGGCAGGAATACGAAGTGTCTGACGGCACCGGGTTGATGTCGGTCGAAGGCTTACCCGAGCCTTCTTACGCTTTGAGCCTGATGGGCATGCCCGGTTTCACTGCGTATCACGGTTTGTTGAACATCGGCGAGCCAAAACCCGGCGAAACCGTTGTCGTGGCCTCGGCCAGCGGAGCGGTAGGCTCAGTGGTAGGGCAGATCGCTAAGCTGAAAGGCTGTCGGGTGGTGGGTATTACCAGTGGTGGTGAAAAACAGCAGTACGTGAAAGACACCCTGGGTTTTGATGAAAGCCTGGACAGGCATTCGCCGAACTTCGAGGCAGAACTGGCTAAGGCCGCCCCGGATGGCATTGATGTGTATTACGAGAACGTAGGTGGCGCAGTGTTTGATGCCGTATTGCCGCTGCTCAACGACTTTGCCCGCATTCCGGTGTGCGGTGTGATCGCTCACTACAACGCGACGGAACTACCGCAGGGGCCGGATCGCGTGCCCATGCTGGCCGGCATGATTCTGCGCAAACGGATCCGCATGCAGGGCTTTATCATCATGGATCATTACGAAACCGGCTACGCGCCGTTCGCCAAAGAAATGACCCAATGGCTGCAGTCCGATCAGATTCGGATCAAGGAAGACCGGGTTCAAGGTTTTGAGGCTGCCCCAGAGGCCTTCATTGGCCTTCTGGAAGGTAAAAACTTCGGCAAAGTGGTGGTGGATTTCGGAGCCTAA
- a CDS encoding iron-containing alcohol dehydrogenase — MNNFEFYNPTRIVFGEGTVARLDDLVPADARVLVLFGGESARKTGTLDEVKQALGDRHVAEFGGIEPNPTYETLMKAVALIEQEQFDFLLAVGGGSVIDGTKFVAAAVNFDGDPWSILEKRGRNITKALPFGSVLTLPATGSEMNSGAVVTNKALQAKLPFASPLVYPAFSILDPVKTFTLPAKQVSNGVADAFTHIIEQYLTYPANGLVQDRFAEGLLQTLVEIGPKVLEDPENYELRANLMWVATLALNGLIGAGVPQDWATHMVGHELTALYGIDHARTLAIVLPGMLDVRRESKAKKLLQYGERVWNIREGSEEERIEKTIQATRQFFESLSIPTRLPDYGLDESSIDDIIRQLESHGMTKLGEHGDVTPDISRRALEASL, encoded by the coding sequence ATGAATAATTTCGAATTCTACAATCCCACGCGAATCGTATTTGGCGAAGGCACGGTGGCTCGCCTTGATGATCTGGTGCCGGCCGATGCGCGGGTGCTGGTGTTGTTCGGCGGTGAAAGTGCCCGGAAAACCGGCACCCTCGATGAGGTCAAGCAAGCGCTGGGCGATCGGCACGTGGCTGAGTTCGGTGGCATTGAGCCAAACCCGACCTATGAAACACTGATGAAAGCCGTAGCGCTGATCGAACAGGAGCAGTTCGACTTCTTGCTGGCTGTGGGTGGCGGGTCTGTCATTGACGGAACCAAGTTTGTTGCCGCCGCCGTGAATTTTGATGGCGATCCATGGAGCATTCTTGAGAAACGTGGGCGGAATATAACCAAAGCCCTTCCGTTTGGTTCCGTATTGACGTTACCGGCCACCGGTTCCGAGATGAACAGCGGCGCGGTCGTGACCAACAAGGCGCTGCAGGCAAAGCTGCCGTTTGCCAGCCCGTTGGTGTATCCAGCCTTCTCCATTCTGGATCCGGTGAAAACCTTCACCTTGCCCGCCAAGCAGGTCAGCAACGGTGTTGCCGATGCGTTTACTCACATCATCGAGCAGTACCTGACCTATCCGGCCAATGGCTTGGTGCAGGACCGCTTCGCGGAGGGTCTGCTGCAAACGCTCGTTGAGATCGGCCCGAAGGTACTGGAAGACCCGGAAAACTACGAGCTAAGAGCCAACCTGATGTGGGTGGCAACGCTGGCCTTGAACGGTTTGATCGGTGCGGGCGTACCTCAGGACTGGGCAACGCACATGGTGGGCCATGAACTCACGGCGTTGTACGGCATTGACCATGCCAGGACCTTGGCCATTGTGCTGCCCGGGATGCTGGATGTGCGCCGCGAGTCAAAAGCGAAAAAGTTGCTACAGTATGGTGAGCGGGTCTGGAACATTCGGGAAGGCTCTGAGGAAGAGCGCATCGAAAAAACGATTCAGGCCACCCGTCAGTTTTTTGAAAGCCTTTCGATTCCTACGCGGCTGCCAGATTACGGACTCGATGAAAGTTCCATCGACGACATCATCAGACAGCTTGAAAGCCACGGCATGACAAAGCTGGGTGAGCACGGTGATGTCACACCGGACATCAGCCGTCGTGCCCTCGAAGCCAGCCTGTAA
- a CDS encoding TetR/AcrR family transcriptional regulator produces MEAKVATQDVRSHILETAQVIISGRGFSAVGLNQILQAAGVPKGSFYHYFGSKEAFGEELLKSYFADYHETLDAMLSRPGLNGAERLISYWQTWLETQSACDPKGKCLTVKLAAEVSDLSETMRAVLARETARVVARLEQAVSEGMADGSLPASLNAKVTASTLYQLWLGASLRSKITRDPEPMECALTATKDMLGL; encoded by the coding sequence CTAGAAACAGCCCAAGTCATTATCAGTGGCCGGGGCTTCAGTGCTGTGGGATTAAATCAGATTCTGCAGGCTGCTGGTGTGCCGAAAGGATCTTTCTATCATTATTTCGGCTCCAAAGAAGCGTTTGGTGAAGAGTTGCTCAAGAGCTATTTTGCCGATTACCACGAAACGCTGGATGCTATGCTGTCGCGCCCGGGCCTGAACGGTGCCGAGCGTTTGATCAGCTATTGGCAAACCTGGCTGGAGACCCAATCGGCCTGTGATCCAAAAGGTAAATGCCTCACGGTTAAGCTGGCTGCCGAGGTCAGTGATTTGTCTGAAACGATGCGAGCAGTGTTGGCACGAGAAACGGCCCGCGTCGTTGCAAGGTTGGAGCAGGCGGTTTCAGAGGGCATGGCTGATGGCTCCTTGCCGGCATCTCTGAACGCTAAAGTAACCGCGTCCACGCTATATCAGCTGTGGCTTGGCGCAAGCCTGCGTAGCAAAATCACTCGGGACCCTGAACCCATGGAATGCGCGCTCACGGCAACCAAAGACATGCTCGGTCTATAA